One stretch of Nicotiana tabacum cultivar K326 chromosome 18, ASM71507v2, whole genome shotgun sequence DNA includes these proteins:
- the LOC107778336 gene encoding uncharacterized protein LOC107778336 isoform X2: MAEVKGNKKRLSINLSLFTLTDHNSSNKSPKKFEDPNGAVVGLGIVAALTNNSNNSRAAILAISPRSTSSNPIPIFTANNNNNNNNNNNNNNNNNNNNNNNNNNNNNNNNNNNKANKKKSKRPSIEEMEMCEEYTCVISHVGTNLIKKREYFDGEFIGNTNSQKSATATVNHGDTMKFRTADFLNSCFLCKKQLQGLDIFMYRKNLSHMFWIRTCLLELHTQRGEGIL, translated from the exons ATGGCTGAAgtgaaaggaaacaagaagaggctGTCAATAAATCTTTCTCTTTTTACCCTCACTGATCACAACAGCAGCAACAAATCTCCTAAGAAATTTGAGGACCCAAATGGTGCTGTTGTTGGGCTTGGAATTGTGGCAGCTTTGACTAATAACAGTAATAATAGTAGAGCTGCAATTCTTGCAATATCTCCAAGATCAACTAGTTCAAACCCAATCCCAATTTTCActgctaataataataataataataataataataataataataataataataataataataataataataataataataataataataataataataataataataataataaagctaaTAAGAAGAAGAGTAAGAGGCCAAGTATTGAAGAAATGGAGATGTGTGAGGAGTACACTTGTGTGATTTCTCATGTGGGTACCAATTTGATTAAGAAAAGAGAGTATTTTGATGGTGAATTCATAGGAAACACCAACTCCCAAAAATCTGCTACTGCTACCGTCAATCATGGTGATACAATGAAATTTAGGACAGCTGATTTCTTGAATTCTTGCTTTCTTTGCAAGAAGCAGCTTCAGGGTTTGGATATTTTCATGTACAG GAAGAATCTTTCTCATATGTTTTGGATTAGGACATGTTTGCTTGAATTACACACTCAA